In a genomic window of Nyctibius grandis isolate bNycGra1 chromosome 4, bNycGra1.pri, whole genome shotgun sequence:
- the R3HCC1L gene encoding coiled-coil domain-containing protein R3HCC1L — translation MQQEAEGSRPRRRKPDMALYVPKARREREAQAAGDTPARHRREPENHRLAQDACPGSSEGQRQSLRARTQAGRAARRESKVDASPKEPRAASAGHCRRLGGICPTVPGSLGASPSVQEPCLGPAVAQPRDGQDRASHEEGLGKLSRGHWMMRTEPDPPSPLSAQPGAVEATPEPRGDSTSPKSPASPMPACQTGPSGMLEHLRGSTPDPAEDLSQSPGEGVLLLVGAGNQGSVPGLAWEAAGPKGQEEERECGRSLLAGQSKGCAAGVPEEEERWGGTAELTRESALDALRGASYEAGCLGGGTGNAPVLPGASTPGQGMGSPSQLLPGKEESVASARHPGGEGIPVPAVEGAGSTSACTDGSAGAESGRLGAGEELASSAGEGAPRESHELPPPLEVLCRGIEGLSPAAWAEEPAGADKDMGSLPQHRCSHEAEEEEGSLRSGSPKAEQTSAGTPSQASPGAEESWDALFNDDGDCLDPRLLQELSGGEKHRESRQSPRFDYYGAEPAAPDLSDAELPHVIEIYDFPSDFRTEDLLRVFCSYQKKGFDIKWVDDTHALGIFSSPITARDALSTKHLMVKTRPLSQGSRASKAKARAYADYLQPAKERPETSAALARRLVIGALGVRSNQTPAQRDAERRKLQEARERKRLENKQREDAWEGRE, via the exons ATGCAGCAGGAGGCGGAGGGCAGCCGGCCGCGCCGCAGGAAGCCTGACATGGCCCTCTACGTGCCCAAAGCACGGCGGGAGAGAGAAGCGCAAGCGGCAGGTGACACGCCAGCCAGGCACCGCCGCGAGCCTGAGAACCACCGCCTGGCACAGGATGCTTGCCCGGGCAGCAGCGAGGGGCAGAGGCAAAGCCTTCGTGCCAGGACACAGGCGGGCAGAGCAGCAAGGAGGGAGAGCAAGGTGGATGCCAGCCCAAAGGAGCCGCGGGCAGCCTCTGCCGGGCACTGCCGGAGGCTGGGAGGCATCTGCCCCACCGTGCCAGGGAGCCTGGGGGCATCACCCAGCGTGCAGGAGCCGTGCCTGGGTCCAGCTGTTGCCCAGCCCCGGGATGGGCAGGACAGAGCATCCCATGAGGAAGGACTTGGCAAGCTCAGCCGCGGCCACTGGATGATGAGGACTGAGCCTGACCCTCCATCCCCGCTGAgtgcccagcctggggctgtGGAGGCTACCCCTGAGCCCAGGGGTGACTCCACTAGCCCAAAGTCCCCCGCTAGCCCAATGCCAGCATGTCAGACAGGGCCGAGCGGCATGTTGGAGCATTTGAGGGGCAGCACCCCGGATCCAGCCGAGGACCTCTCCCAAAGCCCAGGAGAGGgtgtcctgctgctggtgggggcGGGCAACCAGGGCAGCGTGCCTGGGCTGGCGTGGGAGGCTGCAGGTCCGAAAGgtcaggaggaggagagggagtgtGGGAGATCTCTCCTGGCAGGGCAGAGCaagggctgtgctgctggggtgccggaggaggaggaaaggtggGGAGGTACAGCTGAGCTCACCAGGGAGAGCGCCTTAGATGCACTCAGAGGAGCCAGCTACGAAGCCGGGTGCTTGGGGGGTGGCACGGGCAATgcaccagtgctcccagggGCGAGCACCCCGGGGCAGGGCATGGGCAGCCcgtcccagctcctgcctggcaAGGAGGAGAGCGTTGCCAGTGCCAGGCATCCTGGAGGGGAAGGCATCCCAGTGCCCGCAGTGGAGGGAGCGGGCAGCACCTCTGCCTGCACAGACggcagtgctggggctgagAGTGGCCGGCTGGGTGCTGGTGAGGAGCTGGCGAGCAGTGCAGGGGAAGGGGCACCCCGGGAGAGCCACGAGCTCCCACCGCCCCTGGAGGTACTGTGCCGTGGCATAGAGGGGCTCTCGCCCGCAGCCTGGGCCGAGGAGCCGGCGGGGGCAGACAAGGACATGGGCTCGCTGCCGCAGCACCGGTGCAGCCACGaggctgaggaggaagagggaagtcTCCGCAGTGGCTccccaaaagcagagcagaccAGCGCCGGGACCCCAAGCCAGGCCAGCCCCGGTGCCGAGGAGAGCTGGGACGCGCTGTTCAACGACGACGGGGACTGCCTGGACCCGCGCCTGCTGCAGGAG ctCTCAGGGGGTGAGAAGCACCGGGAGAGCCGGCAGTCACCCCGCTTCGACTACTATGGGGCCGAGCCCGCCGCACCGGACCTCAGCGATGCCGAGCTGCCCCACGTCATCGAGATCTACGATTTCCCCTCGGATTTCCGCACCGAGGACCTGCTGCGTGTCTTCTGCAGCTATCA GAAAAAAGGCTTTGATATTAAATGGGTGGATGATACGCACGCCCTGGGCATCTTCTCCAGCCCCATAACAG CACGCGATGCCCTCAGCACCAAGCACCTGATGGTGAAGACTCGCCCGCTCTCCCAGGGCTCCCGCGCCTCTAAAGCCAAAGCCAGGGCATACGCTG ACTACCTGCAGCCAGCCAAGGAGCGCCCCGAAACATCAGCTGCCCTGGCCAGGCGGCTAGTGATCGGCGCCCTGGGGGTACGCAGCAACCAGACGCCAGCCCAGCGAGATGCCGAGCGGAGGAAGCTGCAAGAAGCCCGGG AGAGGAAGCGCCTGGAGAACAAGCAGCGGGAGGATGCCTGGGAGGGCCGGGAGTGA
- the LOXL4 gene encoding lysyl oxidase homolog 4 isoform X1: protein MVMPAGASPILLPLVLVLCRVAPSEQEPAPMQLRLAGPRGPAGEGRLEVLYQGRWGTICDDGFDFHAATVACRQLGYAAAITWTHSATYGQGEGPIWLDNVRCGGSEGSLAECVHNGWGTSDCHHGEDAGVVCSGQRLPSAHPQATTSGHLGEVPGLSLEEVRLKPILARTKRSVPVTEGAVEVKHNGRWRQMCDEGWTRNNSRVVCGMLGFPREKHINTSFYRKLWNMKLKDPNSSLKTLSQKNSFWVHRVRCQGTEPHLARCPTQVAPPAPRQHACPRGMHAIVSCLSGPAFQKGTGKGRSKTSPGKVSPGTVLPVRLRAGTHAGEGRVEVLRHGQWGTVCDKQWDLAAASVVCRQLGYGTAKQALVGAQMGQGLGPIHMSEVRCTGHERSLGECRFQDAERSGCWHEADAAVRCHVPHMDFESQVRLAGGRSPEEGVVEVLVPVQGRLQWGTVCGAQWGLNEAMVVCRQLGLGFASHALQEMWYWEGSPDAARVVMSGVRCAGTELALQQCQRHGPIHCPSGGGRFSAGVTCTAHAPDLVMNARLVQETAYLEDRPLELLYCAHEERCLSRSADHMQWPYGHRRLLRFSSQIHNLGRADFRPKMGRHAWTWHQCHRHFHSIEVFTHYDLLTLNGSKVAEGHKASFCLEDTNCPEGLQRRFACANFGEQGVSVGCWDTYRHDIDCQWIDITDVPPGSYTFQVVVNPKHEVAESDFSNNVMRCQCKYDGQRVWMHGCHTSDAYGADVVSDLERRERLANNLV, encoded by the exons ATGGTGATGCCAGCTGGTGCAAGCCCCATCCTGCTGCCgctggtgctggtgctgtgcCGGGTGGCCCCCAGCGAGCAGGAGCCAGCTCCAATGCAGCTGCGGCTGGCGGGGCCACGGGGGCCGGCAGGGGAGGGCCGGCTGGAGGTGCTGTACCAGGGGCGCTGGGGCACCATCTGCGACGATGGCTTCGACTTCCATGCGGCCACCGTCGCCTGCCGGCAGCTGGGCTACGCCGCGGCCATCACCTGGACCCATAGTGCCACCTACGGCCAGGGGGAAG GCCCCATCTGGCTGGACAATGTGCGGTGTGGGGGCAGTGAGGGCTCCCTGGCAGAGTGTGTCCACAACGGCTGGGGCACCAGCGACTGCCACCACGGCGAGGATGCTGGCGTGGTGTGTTCGGGACAGCGCCTGCCCAGTGCCCACCCCCAGGCCACCACCTCCGGTCACCTGGGAGAG GTGCCGGggctgagcctggaggaggtgcgGCTCAAGCCCATCCTGGCGCGGACCAAGCGGAGCGTGCCGGTGACGGAGGGTGCCGTGGAGGTGAAGCACAACGGGCGCTGGAGGCAGATGTGCGATGAGGGCTGGACCAGGAACAACAGCCGTGTGGTCTGCGGGATGCTGGGCTTCCCCCGGGAGAAGCACATCAACACCAGCTTCTACCG GAAGCTCTGGAACATGAAGCTGAAGGACCCCAACTCCAg CCTGAAGACCCTCAGCCAGAAGAACAGCTTCTGGGTCCACAGGGTGCGGTGCCAGGGCACGGAGCCCCACCTGGCCCGCTGCCCCACGCAGGtggccccgccagccccccgccAGCACGCCTGCCCCCGCGGCATGCACGCCATTGTCAGCTGCCTCTCCGGCCCTGCCTTCCAGAAGGGCACAGGCAAGGGCAGGAGCAAGACCTCCCCGGGAAAGGTGAGCCCCGGCACA GTGCTCCCGGTGCGGCTGCGCGCAGGCACCCATGCCGGCGAGGGCCGGGTGGAGGTGCTGCGCCACGGGCAGTGGGGTACCGTGTGTGACAAGCAGTGGGACCTGGCCGCGGCCAGCGTggtgtgcaggcagctgggctaCGGGACGGCGAAGCAGGCCCTGGTGGGAGCACAGATGGGCCAAG GCCTGGGACCCATCCACATGAGCGAGGTGCGGTGCACCGGCCACGAGCGCTCCCTGGGTGAGTGCCGCTTCCAGGACGCCGAGCGGAGCGGGTGCTGGCACGAGGCTGATGCCGCCGTCCGCTGCCATGTGCCCCACATGGACTTCGAGAGCCAG GTGCGGCTGGCCGGGGGCCGCAGCCCCGAGGAGGGAGTGGTGGAGGTGCTGGTGCCGGTGCAGGGGCGGCTGCAGTGGGGCACGGTGTGCGGTGCGCAGTGGGGGCTGAACGAGGCCATGGTCGTCTGccggcagctggggctgggctttGCCAGCCATGCCCTCCAG GAGATGTGGTACTGGGAAGGCAGCCCCGATGCTGCCCGGGTGGTGATGAGCGGGGTGCGCTGCGCCGGCACCGAGCTGGCCCTCCAGCAGTGCCAGCGCCACGGCCCCATCCACTGCCCCAGCGGCGGGGGACGCTTCTCGGCGGGGGTCACCTGCACTGCCC ATGCCCCGGACCTGGTGATGAACGCCCGGCTGGTGCAGGAGACAGCCTACCTGGAGGACCGGCCGCTGGAGCTGCTGTACTGCGCCCACGAGGAGCGCTGCCTCTCCCGCTCCGCCGACCACATGCAGTGGCCCTACGGCCACCGCCGCCTGCTCCGCTTCTCCTCACAGATCCACAACCTGGGCAGAGCCGATTTCCGACCCAAGATGGGGCGTCATGCCTGGACCTGGCACCAGTGCCACCG gcACTTCCACAGCATCGAGGTCTTCACCCACTACGACCTGCTTACACTCAACGGCTCCAAGGTGGCCGAAGGGCACAAGGCCAGCTTTTGCCTGGAGGACACCAACTGCCCCGAGG gGCTGCAGCGACGCTTCGCCTGCGCCAACtttggggagcagggggtgaGCGTGGGGTGCTGGGACACCTACCGCCATGACATCGACTGCCAGTGGATTGACATCACCGACGTGCCACCAGGCAGCTACACCTTCCAG GTGGTCGTGAACCCCAAGCACGAGGTGGCCGAGTCGGACTTCTCCAACAACGTGATGCGGTGCCAGTGCAAGTATGACGGGCAGCGCGTCTGGATGCATGGCTGCCACACGA GCGATGCCTACGGTGCCGACGTGGTGAGCGATCTGGAGCGACGGGAACGCTTGGCCAACAACCTCGTATGA
- the LOXL4 gene encoding lysyl oxidase homolog 4 isoform X2, whose translation MVMPAGASPILLPLVLVLCRVAPSEQEPAPMQLRLAGPRGPAGEGRLEVLYQGRWGTICDDGFDFHAATVACRQLGYAAAITWTHSATYGQGEGPIWLDNVRCGGSEGSLAECVHNGWGTSDCHHGEDAGVVCSGQRLPSAHPQATTSGHLGEVPGLSLEEVRLKPILARTKRSVPVTEGAVEVKHNGRWRQMCDEGWTRNNSRVVCGMLGFPREKHINTSFYRKLWNMKLKDPNSSLKTLSQKNSFWVHRVRCQGTEPHLARCPTQVAPPAPRQHACPRGMHAIVSCLSGPAFQKGTGKGRSKTSPGKVLPVRLRAGTHAGEGRVEVLRHGQWGTVCDKQWDLAAASVVCRQLGYGTAKQALVGAQMGQGLGPIHMSEVRCTGHERSLGECRFQDAERSGCWHEADAAVRCHVPHMDFESQVRLAGGRSPEEGVVEVLVPVQGRLQWGTVCGAQWGLNEAMVVCRQLGLGFASHALQEMWYWEGSPDAARVVMSGVRCAGTELALQQCQRHGPIHCPSGGGRFSAGVTCTAHAPDLVMNARLVQETAYLEDRPLELLYCAHEERCLSRSADHMQWPYGHRRLLRFSSQIHNLGRADFRPKMGRHAWTWHQCHRHFHSIEVFTHYDLLTLNGSKVAEGHKASFCLEDTNCPEGLQRRFACANFGEQGVSVGCWDTYRHDIDCQWIDITDVPPGSYTFQVVVNPKHEVAESDFSNNVMRCQCKYDGQRVWMHGCHTSDAYGADVVSDLERRERLANNLV comes from the exons ATGGTGATGCCAGCTGGTGCAAGCCCCATCCTGCTGCCgctggtgctggtgctgtgcCGGGTGGCCCCCAGCGAGCAGGAGCCAGCTCCAATGCAGCTGCGGCTGGCGGGGCCACGGGGGCCGGCAGGGGAGGGCCGGCTGGAGGTGCTGTACCAGGGGCGCTGGGGCACCATCTGCGACGATGGCTTCGACTTCCATGCGGCCACCGTCGCCTGCCGGCAGCTGGGCTACGCCGCGGCCATCACCTGGACCCATAGTGCCACCTACGGCCAGGGGGAAG GCCCCATCTGGCTGGACAATGTGCGGTGTGGGGGCAGTGAGGGCTCCCTGGCAGAGTGTGTCCACAACGGCTGGGGCACCAGCGACTGCCACCACGGCGAGGATGCTGGCGTGGTGTGTTCGGGACAGCGCCTGCCCAGTGCCCACCCCCAGGCCACCACCTCCGGTCACCTGGGAGAG GTGCCGGggctgagcctggaggaggtgcgGCTCAAGCCCATCCTGGCGCGGACCAAGCGGAGCGTGCCGGTGACGGAGGGTGCCGTGGAGGTGAAGCACAACGGGCGCTGGAGGCAGATGTGCGATGAGGGCTGGACCAGGAACAACAGCCGTGTGGTCTGCGGGATGCTGGGCTTCCCCCGGGAGAAGCACATCAACACCAGCTTCTACCG GAAGCTCTGGAACATGAAGCTGAAGGACCCCAACTCCAg CCTGAAGACCCTCAGCCAGAAGAACAGCTTCTGGGTCCACAGGGTGCGGTGCCAGGGCACGGAGCCCCACCTGGCCCGCTGCCCCACGCAGGtggccccgccagccccccgccAGCACGCCTGCCCCCGCGGCATGCACGCCATTGTCAGCTGCCTCTCCGGCCCTGCCTTCCAGAAGGGCACAGGCAAGGGCAGGAGCAAGACCTCCCCGGGAAAG GTGCTCCCGGTGCGGCTGCGCGCAGGCACCCATGCCGGCGAGGGCCGGGTGGAGGTGCTGCGCCACGGGCAGTGGGGTACCGTGTGTGACAAGCAGTGGGACCTGGCCGCGGCCAGCGTggtgtgcaggcagctgggctaCGGGACGGCGAAGCAGGCCCTGGTGGGAGCACAGATGGGCCAAG GCCTGGGACCCATCCACATGAGCGAGGTGCGGTGCACCGGCCACGAGCGCTCCCTGGGTGAGTGCCGCTTCCAGGACGCCGAGCGGAGCGGGTGCTGGCACGAGGCTGATGCCGCCGTCCGCTGCCATGTGCCCCACATGGACTTCGAGAGCCAG GTGCGGCTGGCCGGGGGCCGCAGCCCCGAGGAGGGAGTGGTGGAGGTGCTGGTGCCGGTGCAGGGGCGGCTGCAGTGGGGCACGGTGTGCGGTGCGCAGTGGGGGCTGAACGAGGCCATGGTCGTCTGccggcagctggggctgggctttGCCAGCCATGCCCTCCAG GAGATGTGGTACTGGGAAGGCAGCCCCGATGCTGCCCGGGTGGTGATGAGCGGGGTGCGCTGCGCCGGCACCGAGCTGGCCCTCCAGCAGTGCCAGCGCCACGGCCCCATCCACTGCCCCAGCGGCGGGGGACGCTTCTCGGCGGGGGTCACCTGCACTGCCC ATGCCCCGGACCTGGTGATGAACGCCCGGCTGGTGCAGGAGACAGCCTACCTGGAGGACCGGCCGCTGGAGCTGCTGTACTGCGCCCACGAGGAGCGCTGCCTCTCCCGCTCCGCCGACCACATGCAGTGGCCCTACGGCCACCGCCGCCTGCTCCGCTTCTCCTCACAGATCCACAACCTGGGCAGAGCCGATTTCCGACCCAAGATGGGGCGTCATGCCTGGACCTGGCACCAGTGCCACCG gcACTTCCACAGCATCGAGGTCTTCACCCACTACGACCTGCTTACACTCAACGGCTCCAAGGTGGCCGAAGGGCACAAGGCCAGCTTTTGCCTGGAGGACACCAACTGCCCCGAGG gGCTGCAGCGACGCTTCGCCTGCGCCAACtttggggagcagggggtgaGCGTGGGGTGCTGGGACACCTACCGCCATGACATCGACTGCCAGTGGATTGACATCACCGACGTGCCACCAGGCAGCTACACCTTCCAG GTGGTCGTGAACCCCAAGCACGAGGTGGCCGAGTCGGACTTCTCCAACAACGTGATGCGGTGCCAGTGCAAGTATGACGGGCAGCGCGTCTGGATGCATGGCTGCCACACGA GCGATGCCTACGGTGCCGACGTGGTGAGCGATCTGGAGCGACGGGAACGCTTGGCCAACAACCTCGTATGA
- the PYROXD2 gene encoding pyridine nucleotide-disulfide oxidoreductase domain-containing protein 2, with protein MAAGLRAWRGRVCPSCWLRGWCLSPGLPGARLAHGGAADQLQREYDAVVIGAGHNGLVAAAYLQRAGVRTAVLEKRHVLGGTAVTEEIVPGFKFSRASYLLSLLRPQIYTELELQRHGLRVLPRDPYSFTPLLEDRSPPRSLLLGHDMAQTQQQIAQFSKKDAQAYPEYEAFMGGLVSALNLLLDAPPVDTAALGQGSLLQRLRALQALRPLLRAGMALGWQLPRYYEVLTAPISKILDQWFESEPLKATLATDAVIGAMASPHTPGSGYVLLHHVMGELDGQRGAWGYVAGGMGALSQAIARAAAAQGAHIFAEKAVCHVLLGRDRQAQGVTLQDGTEVRSKLVLSNASPQITFLELTPQEQLPKDFVQRIRQVDTRSPVTKINVAVDRLPSFLAAPNTHDGQPLPHHQCSIHLNCEGTHLLHHAFTEATHGHPSSRPMIELCIPSALDPGLAPQGCHVVSLFTQYTPSVLAGGQPWDEQARNAYADTVFDCIEAYAPGFKASVIGRDILTPPDLERIFGLPGGNIFHGGMSLDQLYFARPAPSYSGYRSPIPGLYLCGSGAHPGGGVMGAAGRNAAQVALEDFRHL; from the exons ATGGCAGCCGGGCTCCGGGCATGGCGGGGCAGGGTCTGCCCTTCCTGCTGGCTGCGGGGATGGTGTTTGTCCCCGGGGCTGCCAGGAGCGCGGCTGGCCCATGGCGGGGCTGCAGACCAGCTGCAGCGGGAGTACGACGCGGTGGTGATCGGGGCAG GGCACAACGGGCTGGTGGCA GCTGCCTACCTGCAGCGGGCAGGGGTGCGCACGGCTGTGCTGGAGAAACGTCACGTGCTGGGTGGCACGGCCGTCACAGAGGAGATTGTGCCAG GCTTCAAGTTCTCCCGGGCGTCGTACCTGCTCAGCCTGCTGCGGCCGCAGATCTACAccgagctggagctgcag CGGCATGGCCTGAGGGTGCTCCCACGGGACCCCTACTCCTTCACCCCACTGCTGGAGGACAGGAGCCCCCCTcgctccctgctgctggggcacGACATGGCCCAGACCCAGCAGCAGATTGCTCAGTTCTCCAAGAAGGATGCCCAG GCTTACCCTGAGTACGAGGCATTCATGGGGGGCTTGGTGTCGGCCCTCAACCTGCTGCTGGATGCCCCCCCGGTGGATACagctgccctggggcagggctCCCTGCTCCAGCGGCTCAGGGCCCTCCAAGCCCTGCGGCCCCTGCTGCGGGCAG GCATGGCGCTGGGGTGGCAGCTGCCCCGCTATTACGAGGTGCTCACAGCCCCCATCTCCAAG ATCCTGGATCAGTGGTTTGAGTCGGAGCCCCTGAAGGCGACCCTGGCTACTGACGCGGTGATTGGAGCCATGGCCAGCCCCCACACCCCCGGCAGTGG GTACGTGCTGTTGCACCATGTGATGGGCGAGCTGGATGGACAGCGGGGGGCCTGGGGCTACGTGGCCGGCGGGATGGGGGCCCTGTCCCAAGCCATTGCCCGCGCAGcggctgcccagggagcccaCATCTTTGCTGAGAAG GCAGTGTGCCACGTgctgctgggcagggacaggcaggcgCAGGGCGTCACACTGCAGGACGGGACGGAGGTGAGGAGCAAACTAGTGCTGTCCAATGCCTCCCCCCAGATCACCTTCCTGGAGCTCACCCCCCAG GAGCAGCTGCCAAAGGATTTTGTCCAGCGGATCCGGCAGGTCGACACGCGCTCCCCCGTCACCAAGATCAACG TGGCTGTGGATCGGCTGCCCAGCTTCCTGGCTGCCCCCAACACCCACGAcggccagcccctgccccaccacCAGTGCTCCATCCATCTCAACTGCGAGGGCACCCACCTCCTGCACCATGCCTTCACTGAGGCCACCCATGGGCACCCCTCCAGCAG GCCCATGATTGAGCTCTGCATCCCCTCGGCGCTGGACCCGGGGCTGGCACCGCAGGGCTGCCATGTCGTGTCCCTCTTCACGCAGTACACCCCCTCCGTGCTGGCGGGTGGGCAGCCCTGGGACGAGCAGGCCAGAAATGCGTACGCAGACACAG TGTTTGACTGCATCGAAGCCTATGCCCCGGGGTTCAAGGCATCTGTCATCGGCAGGGACATCCTGACGCCACCAGACCTGGAGAGGATCTTCGGGCTGCCCGGCGGG AACATCTTCCACGGAGGAATGTCTCTGGACCAGCTGTACTTTGCCCGGCCGGCACCATCCTACTCGGGCTACCGGTCTCCAATTCCTGGCTTGTACCTATGTGGAAGTGGAGCCCACCCtg GAGGAGGAGTGATGGGAGCAGCGGGACGCAACGCCGCCCAGGTGGCCCTCGAGGACTTCAGGCACCTGTGA